TCATAGTTACTTAGAAAAAGTGAAATCGCATACACATTTACCGGTAGTGGCAGGGTTCGGTATTTCAACAAAGGAACATGTGGAAGAAATGGTTACAATATGTGATGGTGTTGTCGTTGGAAGTAAAGTGATTGAGCTATTAGAAAATGAAAAACGAGAAGAAATATGTGAATTCATACAGGCAACAAAACAAAAAGAAGAGGCGTAAGTCTCTTCTTTTTGTTTTGTGTAATAAATGTTAAAATATACAGAAAATACATATAATTTAGAGGGTGAGAAAGCATGCTAAGACGAAAACTACTATATCTACTTTTAACTGTACCACTATACGCTTGGCTCATTAGCATGACGAAAATAGAATTGATGGCTTTATTTTTAGGATATGTATTCATCTTTTCCAACTTAAATCGCATTCAAGAGCAATCTATTTTAGAAATATGTATATTTTCGATTAGTATAGAATTATTTAGTATCGTTTCGATTATATTGTTAAATGAATTATTCCGATGGATCCATTCATTTGAATTAATGAAATTTGGGAATGTTGTATTGCAAGTAATATGTGCTTATATTGTGTTTGTTGTGTTAGACAAAATAGTCGGCCAGCAGACAGTTTTTCAGGATAATAGAAAATGGGAGTGATCCAAAAAAGAGCCAAACGGCTCTTTTTTGAAACTGTTGTAAAAACAATTGAAAATTATGACATCTGTTATATAATAGTTAAAAATTGTATTTTAAACGAAATGAGATGATAACATGGCCATATTGTTGGCACTTATCCCAATTATGATGATTTTCATTTGTTTATTTTTATTTAAACAAACGTCATTAAGATCCTCGTTAATTTCTTATGCGGTATGTGTTGGAATCGTTTTACTCTCGCCAACGTTTCAATTAGGGATAAGTGAAACTGTGCACGCAACGATTAAAGGGTGGTTAATTTGTTTTATTGTCGGGTACGTTTTATTTTTCGGTATTTTTTTATTTCACCTCATGAACAAAAGGGGGTACATCGACCAAGTAGCACGTTTTCTAGAAGAAGTTACCCATGATCGTTTATTACAAATGCTGCTTATGTGTTTTGGTATTTGCCCACTAATTGAATCGGTAAGTGGATTCGGAATTGGCTTTATGGTTGCAGCACCTATTTTTCTTTCATTAGATTATAAACCGTTTCAAGCTGTACTGCTCTCTTTTATCGGCTTACTAGCTAGTTCATGGGGCGCAATGGCAACTGGTACGATTATCGGTTCCCAGCTCATCAATATGCCGCTTACAACACTCGGTACAAATACAGCGCTATTAAGTATCCCGATGTTTGCTTATTTCGTCATTCTTTCTTTACACGTTGTTGGCGGCTGGCAAGCGGTTATTGAAAAGTGGAAGGAAGGATTCGGTTTCTTTCTATTATTTTCTCTCGGAATCTATCTTTCTAACGCATACGTAAGCGTGGAACTAGCAGGTATATTAAGTTCTATCGTTACCATTACATTTGGCTTTCTTATCATTAAAGTAAAAGGAAAAAGTGGGCAAAATCTAATGACAGAACATGCTGCGGCAACGGAAAGAGAAGTATCTATTATAAAAATTATTAGCCCTTATATAT
This genomic window from Bacillus anthracis str. Vollum contains:
- a CDS encoding L-lactate permease, producing MAILLALIPIMMIFICLFLFKQTSLRSSLISYAVCVGIVLLSPTFQLGISETVHATIKGWLICFIVGYVLFFGIFLFHLMNKRGYIDQVARFLEEVTHDRLLQMLLMCFGICPLIESVSGFGIGFMVAAPIFLSLDYKPFQAVLLSFIGLLASSWGAMATGTIIGSQLINMPLTTLGTNTALLSIPMFAYFVILSLHVVGGWQAVIEKWKEGFGFFLLFSLGIYLSNAYVSVELAGILSSIVTITFGFLIIKVKGKSGQNLMTEHAAATEREVSIIKIISPYIFLTVCILLSRLVPALHDVFRSYAVLDLKSYSYKLEMLYSPGFWLGMTCLFTIIFFRIPSHIMKQSLLQTIKQWIPFAITTTMFIAISELMGASGMHSLLAKTAGDTFGTFFVFVAPFIGGIGGFLTGSNAGSNAMFIKLQMQTAQNVALPWQYVTTLQNTASSVATIACPSRITLGAYLCNILYRENELLKKTTLMIFGAVLLIVVEVIFWYMLRN
- a CDS encoding DUF4029 domain-containing protein encodes the protein MLRRKLLYLLLTVPLYAWLISMTKIELMALFLGYVFIFSNLNRIQEQSILEICIFSISIELFSIVSIILLNELFRWIHSFELMKFGNVVLQVICAYIVFVVLDKIVGQQTVFQDNRKWE